The following are from one region of the Mycolicibacterium diernhoferi genome:
- a CDS encoding DMT family transporter — protein MWLILAAAIGVEVLATLSLRASDGFRRKKWLVPVIAGYVLSFYLLWLSLSLGMPVGVAYGVWTACGVALVAIAARFLFRDPLTVRMVIGIGLIIAGVLTIEMAGVH, from the coding sequence ATGTGGCTGATCCTGGCCGCCGCGATCGGGGTGGAGGTGCTGGCGACGCTGTCGCTGCGGGCCTCCGACGGCTTCCGCCGCAAGAAGTGGCTGGTGCCGGTGATCGCCGGGTACGTGCTGTCCTTCTACCTGTTGTGGCTGTCGCTGTCGCTGGGCATGCCGGTGGGCGTGGCCTACGGCGTCTGGACGGCGTGCGGTGTCGCTCTGGTCGCCATCGCCGCCCGGTTCCTGTTCCGTGACCCGTTGACCGTGCGGATGGTCATCGGCATCGGGCTGATCATCGCCGGGGTGCTCACGATCGAGATGGCCGGCGTGCACTGA
- a CDS encoding DMT family transporter produces MRKWTLLGAAIAAEVSGTLSLRASQDHWAWLILVVIGYVSSFILLAAVLRAGMPVGVAYGIWGATGTAVTAVAASVIFGEAFTWPIAAGIALIIAGVLFIEFGSHDRRAEVTR; encoded by the coding sequence GTGCGCAAATGGACGCTGCTCGGCGCAGCCATCGCCGCGGAGGTCAGCGGCACCCTGTCCCTGCGGGCTTCCCAGGATCACTGGGCCTGGCTGATCCTCGTCGTCATCGGATACGTCTCGTCCTTCATCCTGCTGGCCGCGGTGCTGCGGGCCGGGATGCCGGTCGGGGTGGCATACGGGATCTGGGGCGCGACAGGCACCGCGGTGACCGCGGTGGCGGCCTCGGTGATCTTCGGCGAGGCCTTCACCTGGCCGATCGCGGCGGGCATCGCGCTCATCATCGCCGGCGTGCTGTTCATCGAATTCGGATCGCATGACCGGCGGGCCGAGGTGACCCGATGA